One window of the Raphanus sativus cultivar WK10039 unplaced genomic scaffold, ASM80110v3 Scaffold1787, whole genome shotgun sequence genome contains the following:
- the LOC108836208 gene encoding uncharacterized protein LOC108836208, producing MTDYYNKLSQISEASYNPDVKAWRFRVKVHRVYPLYSSVTNRVMPFYSYVLADEDGCKMEMTVYGDYESFRGLENKEGEWVEIFRVGVERSYVGFNATNSRFRLTASRLTQVRMIDPLNNRLFMDFKNIHAIPHMSHRERNYPIDTIRVVFNTEARFDDPARPTMIFYIRDNIDSQIKCVATGKQAYAFRDGLENVEGGQVIVALKMWKVCNCWNLFDPPDLWLETEGGLSDFRFNPRLTEVEDFRQSLLNIDPYVQKYGIEGLV from the exons ATGACAGACTACTACAATAAGCTTTCCCAGATTTCCGAGGCTTCTTATAACCCCGACGTCAAGGCTTGGCGTTTCAGAGTCAAAGTACACAGGGTCTACCCTCTCTATTCCTCGGTTACCAACAGGGTTATGCCTTTCTATTCCTATGTCCTAGCAGATGAAGAT GGGTGCAAGATGGAGATGACCGTTTATGGGGATTATGAAAGTTTTAGAGGCCTCGAAAACAAGGAGGGAGAATGGGTGGAAATCTTTCGGGTAGGAGTTGAACGTTCCTATGTAGGTTTCAATGCAACTAACTCTCGGTTCAGACTAACTGCTTCGCGACTCACACAAGTCCGCATGATCGATCCTCTGAACAATCGGCTTTTCATGGACTTCAAGAACATCCATGCAATCCCTCACATGTCCCACAGGGAACGAAACTATCCCATAG ATACAATTAGAGTGGTCTTCAATACGGAAGCCCGTTTCGATGACCCTGCAAGACCAACGATGATTTTTTACATAAGGGACAACAT TGACAGCCAGATTAAATGTGTGGCAACTGGCAAGCAGGCCTATGCCTTCCGGGATGGTCTTGAAAATGTGGAAGGTGGACAGGTGATTGTGGCCCTTAAGATGTGGAAGGTCTGCAACTGTTGGA ATTTATTTGATCCTCCTGATCTATGGCTTGAGACCGAAGGTGGACTTTCAGACTTCAGGTTCAATCCGCGTTTGACCGAGGTTGAGGACTTCAGGCAGTCTCTACTAAACATCGACCCTTATGTTCAAAAATATGGGATTGAAGGTCTTGTGTAA
- the LOC130504759 gene encoding uncharacterized protein At4g04775-like translates to MSAASSSTTGGRRRVRTPGIPSRCWCGVGVTELISRSNPNPYRRYYRCLFAASQRLENDNHVFKWVDEAFTDEIQQLDYQVRILEEKVQSLKATIRNEGDIREGPKKMPMIKISGGCVLRTIVLVLGIIMYKK, encoded by the exons ATGTCCGCCGCTTCATCATCCACGACCGGTGGTCGGAGACGGGTACGAACTCCGGGGATACCTAGTAGGTGTTGGTGCGGGGTGGGCGTCACCGAGCTCATCTCCAGAAGCAATCCAAACCCATATCGTCGATATTATCGGTGTCTCTTTGCGGCTTCACAGAGG cTCGAGAACGACAATCATGTCTTCAAATGGGTTGACGAAGCCTTCACCGATGAGATACAGCAGCTGGACTACCAAGTTCGAATACTCGAAGAAAAAGTTCAGAGTCTCAAAGCAACAATAAGGAACGAAGGAGATATCCGCGAAGGTCCCAAAAAGATGCCCATGATAAAGATATCAGGAGGTTGTGTTCTTCGTACCATCGTTTTAGTTCTAGGAATTATTATGTACAAAAAGTAA